In the Mycolicibacterium thermoresistibile genome, one interval contains:
- a CDS encoding acyl-CoA dehydrogenase family protein has protein sequence MKLALSDADAAFRAEMREFFTTEIPADIRDRMRAGRPRYPDDIVTTQRILNAHGLAVPNWPVEWGGRDWSPLQRQIWSDEMQLAAVPEPLAFNANMVGPVIARFGSQQLKERFLPPTANLDIWWCQGFSEPEAGSDLASLRTTAVRDGDSYVVNGQKTWTTLGQYADWIFLLARTDPDAPKRQAGISFLLADMNTPGITLRPIKLIDGGHEVNEVFFEDVRIPADQLVGEENHGWAYAKFLLSNERTGIARIGATKLWLSQVKSRAAECSLLDDPLFAARIAELENDLLALELTQLRVSGSEGEGKPNPASSILKLRGSQLQQAVTELAVEVAGTDALPYAAGDDIASPEWAQLAAPRYLNYRKTSIYGGTNEVQRTIIASTILGL, from the coding sequence GTGAAGCTGGCGCTCAGTGATGCCGATGCCGCGTTCCGGGCGGAGATGCGGGAGTTCTTCACCACCGAGATTCCCGCCGACATCCGGGACCGGATGCGAGCCGGCCGGCCGCGCTACCCCGACGACATCGTCACCACCCAGCGCATCCTCAACGCGCACGGTCTGGCGGTGCCGAACTGGCCGGTGGAGTGGGGCGGCCGGGACTGGTCGCCACTGCAGCGCCAGATCTGGTCCGACGAGATGCAACTGGCCGCGGTGCCCGAACCGCTGGCGTTCAACGCCAACATGGTCGGACCGGTGATCGCCCGGTTCGGGTCCCAACAGCTCAAGGAGCGGTTCCTGCCGCCGACCGCCAACCTCGACATCTGGTGGTGCCAGGGCTTCTCCGAACCGGAGGCGGGCTCCGACCTCGCGTCGTTGCGCACCACCGCGGTGCGGGACGGCGACAGCTACGTCGTCAACGGCCAGAAGACCTGGACGACGCTGGGTCAGTACGCCGACTGGATCTTCCTGCTGGCGCGCACCGACCCGGACGCTCCGAAAAGGCAGGCCGGCATCTCATTCCTGTTGGCCGACATGAACACCCCCGGCATCACGCTGCGGCCGATCAAGCTGATCGACGGCGGCCACGAGGTGAACGAGGTGTTCTTCGAAGACGTCCGGATCCCGGCCGATCAACTCGTGGGCGAGGAGAACCACGGCTGGGCCTACGCCAAGTTCCTGCTCAGCAACGAACGCACCGGCATCGCCCGGATCGGGGCCACCAAACTGTGGCTGTCCCAGGTCAAATCCCGCGCTGCCGAATGTAGTCTGCTCGACGATCCGCTGTTCGCGGCCCGCATCGCCGAACTGGAGAACGACCTGCTGGCGCTGGAGCTGACCCAGCTGCGGGTCAGCGGATCCGAGGGTGAGGGCAAACCCAACCCGGCCTCGTCGATCCTGAAACTACGCGGCAGCCAGCTGCAGCAGGCGGTCACCGAGCTGGCGGTCGAGGTCGCCGGGACCGATGCGCTGCCGTACGCCGCCGGCGACGACATCGCCTCGCCGGAGTGGGCGCAACTCGCCGCACCGCGTTACCTCAACTACCGCAAGACCTCCATCTACGGGGGCACCAACGAGGTGCAGCGCACCATCATCGCCTCGACCATTCTCGGATTGTGA
- a CDS encoding nuclear transport factor 2 family protein — translation MSGQREPAERLVELEEIKRLKARYCRHLDAKDWAAWRTLFTDDFVSDTASAGGTTIQGADEFVAFVRRNLGNPAKVTSHQVHAPEIELTSPTTARGVWALEDVVRLGPAVHMRGYGHYHETYRKVDGRWLIASSRLTRLRTDFFNGLFSVYLSPRTERILSSVATKVARRFTR, via the coding sequence GTGAGCGGACAGCGCGAGCCGGCCGAGCGTCTGGTCGAGCTCGAGGAGATCAAACGTCTCAAGGCGCGGTACTGCCGCCACCTGGACGCCAAGGACTGGGCCGCGTGGCGCACGTTGTTCACCGACGACTTCGTCAGCGACACCGCTTCGGCCGGCGGCACGACGATTCAGGGCGCCGACGAATTCGTCGCCTTCGTCCGCCGCAACCTCGGCAACCCGGCCAAGGTGACATCGCATCAGGTGCACGCGCCCGAGATCGAGCTCACCTCCCCGACCACGGCGCGCGGGGTGTGGGCATTGGAGGATGTGGTCCGATTGGGCCCCGCGGTGCACATGCGCGGCTACGGTCACTACCACGAGACCTACCGCAAGGTGGATGGCCGGTGGCTCATCGCGTCGTCCCGGCTGACCCGGCTCCGGACCGACTTCTTCAACGGGCTGTTCTCGGTGTACCTGTCGCCGCGCACGGAGCGGATACTGAGCAGCGTGGCGACCAAGGTCGCGCGCCGGTTCACGCGTTGA
- a CDS encoding TetR/AcrR family transcriptional regulator has translation MTAGGHPAAAPVTCGRPRSQERRRPGATARDEVLDAAAELFTTLGVAATSTRQIAESVGVRQASLYHHFRTKDEILATLLDATVAPSVTAARRLRGRPEPPAVLLHALVWLDARLLWDSPHNLGILYLLPEVRDRRFGGFHRRRSELRAAYRDLAERVAAAGATPSSVPDVVIDPDVVFRLVETLPNLRMDGLGEPDQPRRTADLAVHVLGWRGDWPRLRSESATVAAAVGDCR, from the coding sequence GTGACCGCCGGCGGTCACCCGGCCGCAGCGCCGGTCACCTGCGGCCGGCCCCGGTCACAGGAGCGGAGACGTCCGGGGGCCACGGCCCGCGACGAGGTGCTCGACGCCGCCGCGGAACTGTTCACCACCCTCGGTGTCGCGGCGACCTCGACCCGTCAGATCGCGGAGTCGGTCGGCGTCCGCCAGGCCTCGCTCTATCACCATTTCCGCACCAAGGACGAGATCCTCGCGACCCTGCTGGACGCCACGGTGGCGCCGTCGGTCACCGCGGCGCGCCGGCTGCGCGGTCGTCCGGAACCGCCGGCGGTGCTGCTGCACGCGCTGGTGTGGCTCGACGCCCGGCTGCTCTGGGACAGTCCGCACAATCTCGGCATCCTCTATCTGTTACCGGAGGTGCGGGATCGACGGTTCGGCGGTTTCCATCGGCGACGATCCGAGCTGCGGGCCGCCTACCGCGATCTCGCCGAGCGGGTCGCCGCCGCCGGCGCCACCCCGAGCTCCGTTCCCGACGTGGTGATCGACCCCGACGTCGTCTTCCGACTGGTGGAGACCCTGCCCAATCTGCGGATGGACGGTTTGGGTGAACCCGACCAACCGAGACGCACCGCCGACCTGGCGGTGCACGTGCTGGGCTGGCGCGGCGACTGGCCTCGGTTGCGCTCCGAATCCGCGACGGTGGCGGCCGCCGTCGGGGACTGTCGCTAG
- a CDS encoding sodium:solute symporter family transporter → MILTGVAVFLLVLTVSGVVSARRVRGDCANYLVAGRALPAVLVAAVLIAQPVDSNATIGNADLSAAFGFWAGAALPIGLALCLLLMGLFFARRLRAAQVVTLPEYFGNRFGRGVEVASSALTVGSFAILLAGNLVAIGFLLERFLGVSYTIGILVTVPLALLYTITGGMFASVYTGVAQVVVNIVGVFALVVWVAATHGFTAPDGMGAGALSQLTSSESGAVINWATIIALGLGNLVAIDLMQRVFSARDPGAAQRACFAAAGGILLLCLPLSFVALAAVGIVGDSAGDGPILYALLGEYAPAWLAIIVISGLLAATLTTVSGILLSTASVLVRNVLRIDTGVLAPPAAMTPRMLRATRWATLPMAALAAVVALRVPQTGILLTLAFDLLLASLVVPFILGLYWSRGGAAAAAAAVVVGIGVRLTYFVLAPTIYGVDNTLLYLPNDWVSASVDGWSTLWAAAASLLAYVVVAVMTTPRVTAAQPAAPAPAEPVALAGVRP, encoded by the coding sequence ATGATCCTCACCGGCGTTGCCGTGTTCCTGCTCGTCCTCACCGTGTCCGGCGTGGTGTCTGCACGCCGGGTGCGCGGCGACTGTGCCAACTATCTGGTGGCCGGCCGTGCGCTGCCGGCCGTGCTGGTCGCCGCGGTGCTCATCGCCCAGCCGGTGGACTCCAACGCCACCATCGGCAACGCCGATCTGTCGGCCGCCTTCGGGTTCTGGGCCGGCGCGGCCCTGCCGATCGGGCTGGCGCTGTGCCTGCTGCTGATGGGCCTGTTCTTCGCCAGACGGTTGCGGGCGGCACAGGTGGTGACCCTGCCCGAGTACTTCGGCAATCGGTTCGGCCGCGGTGTCGAGGTGGCCTCCTCGGCGCTGACCGTGGGCAGTTTCGCGATCCTGCTCGCCGGCAACCTGGTGGCGATCGGGTTCCTGCTGGAACGGTTCCTCGGCGTCTCCTACACCATCGGCATCCTGGTCACGGTTCCGCTGGCGCTGCTCTACACCATCACCGGCGGCATGTTCGCCAGCGTGTACACCGGCGTCGCCCAGGTCGTGGTCAACATCGTCGGCGTGTTCGCGTTGGTGGTGTGGGTGGCCGCCACGCACGGTTTCACCGCACCCGACGGCATGGGCGCCGGGGCGCTGTCGCAGCTGACGTCGAGTGAGTCCGGCGCGGTGATCAACTGGGCCACCATCATCGCGCTCGGTCTCGGCAATCTGGTCGCGATCGATCTGATGCAACGGGTGTTCTCGGCCCGCGATCCGGGTGCCGCGCAGCGGGCCTGCTTCGCCGCCGCCGGCGGCATCCTGCTACTGTGCCTGCCGCTGTCGTTCGTCGCGCTGGCCGCGGTCGGCATCGTCGGCGACTCCGCCGGCGACGGTCCGATCCTGTACGCCCTGCTCGGTGAATACGCGCCCGCCTGGCTGGCGATCATCGTCATCTCCGGGCTGCTGGCCGCCACCCTGACCACCGTCAGCGGCATCCTGCTGTCCACCGCATCGGTGCTGGTGCGCAACGTCCTGCGGATCGACACCGGCGTTCTGGCGCCACCGGCGGCGATGACCCCGCGGATGCTGCGCGCCACCCGGTGGGCCACGCTGCCGATGGCCGCGCTCGCCGCGGTGGTGGCGTTGCGGGTTCCGCAGACCGGGATTCTGCTCACCCTGGCGTTCGATCTGCTGCTGGCCAGCCTGGTGGTGCCGTTCATCCTCGGGCTGTACTGGTCGCGGGGCGGCGCCGCGGCCGCGGCGGCGGCGGTCGTGGTGGGCATCGGGGTGCGGCTGACCTATTTCGTGCTGGCCCCCACCATCTACGGGGTCGACAACACCCTGTTGTATCTGCCCAACGACTGGGTGTCGGCGTCGGTGGACGGCTGGTCCACCCTGTGGGCCGCCGCGGCGTCGCTGCTGGCGTATGTGGTCGTCGCGGTCATGACCACGCCCCGCGTCACGGCGGCACAACCGGCGGCCCCCGCGCCGGCCGAACCCGTCGCGTTGGCCGGGGTGCGTCCGTGA
- a CDS encoding isopenicillin N synthase family dioxygenase has product MAGDFTSVPVIDISALRHGSGPGYRRAVTALGDAARHVGFAQLVGHGIDPALFDALVDRTRAFFALPAAEKHRVYIGNSTNHRGYVPPGEEVFAGGTADTKEAFDLSYELPADDPRYLAGDPLLGPNQWPELTGFREAVTAWYDAVFALSRAILRAFAVALGQPPDRFDRYVTTPPSQLRLIHYPADPSAVDRPGIGAHTDYECFTLLRPTAPGLEVLNAAGQWIDVPYLDDAFVLNIGDLLEIWTNGAFVATTHRVRRVTSERYSFPLFVNVDADTEVAPLAEFVDGTARYAPVIAGEHLFAQTARSFRYLQDRIRRGEVSLPDGAYPLSAFGRRAASPR; this is encoded by the coding sequence ATGGCAGGCGACTTCACATCCGTTCCGGTGATCGACATCTCGGCGCTGCGGCACGGGTCCGGGCCGGGGTATCGGCGGGCGGTGACAGCCCTCGGCGACGCGGCCCGTCACGTCGGTTTCGCCCAGCTCGTCGGGCACGGCATCGATCCGGCGCTGTTCGACGCCCTGGTCGACCGCACCCGCGCGTTCTTCGCGCTTCCGGCGGCGGAGAAACACCGGGTGTACATCGGCAACTCGACGAACCACCGCGGCTACGTGCCGCCGGGCGAGGAGGTGTTCGCCGGGGGCACCGCCGACACCAAGGAGGCGTTCGACCTGTCCTATGAACTGCCCGCCGACGACCCCCGGTATCTGGCCGGTGATCCGCTGCTCGGGCCGAATCAGTGGCCGGAGTTGACCGGCTTCCGGGAAGCCGTGACGGCCTGGTATGACGCGGTGTTCGCGTTGTCGCGGGCCATTCTGCGGGCGTTCGCGGTGGCGCTGGGTCAGCCGCCCGACCGTTTCGACCGGTACGTCACCACGCCGCCGTCGCAGCTGCGGCTCATCCACTACCCCGCCGATCCCTCGGCCGTCGACCGGCCGGGCATCGGCGCCCACACCGACTACGAGTGCTTCACGCTGCTGCGGCCGACCGCCCCGGGACTGGAGGTGCTCAACGCCGCCGGGCAATGGATCGACGTGCCGTATCTCGACGACGCGTTCGTCCTGAACATCGGTGATCTGCTGGAGATCTGGACCAACGGGGCGTTCGTCGCCACCACCCACCGGGTGCGCCGGGTGACGTCGGAGCGGTACTCGTTTCCGCTGTTCGTCAACGTCGACGCGGATACCGAGGTCGCTCCGCTGGCCGAATTCGTCGACGGCACAGCCCGTTACGCGCCGGTGATCGCCGGCGAGCATCTGTTCGCCCAGACCGCCCGGAGTTTCCGGTATCTGCAGGACCGCATCCGCAGGGGGGAGGTGAGCCTGCCCGACGGCGCCTACCCGCTGTCGGCCTTCGGTCGCCGTGCCGCTTCGCCCCGCTGA
- the atzF gene encoding allophanate hydrolase: MSAPSAVERVHAAYAAIERVDRPEIWITLRPLADALADAVRVDAAARTGAELPLAGLVAAVKNNIDVAGIPTTAGCPTFATCAATADAPAVARLRTAGAVVIGATNLDQFATGLVGTRSPYGAVRDARRPDRISGGSSSGSAVAVALGLVDVALGTDTAGSGRVPAALQGIVGIKPTIGVVPTDGVVPACRSYDCVTVFARDLDTADAAMGVLAGGGRPFPPDAPLTVPPTTRVAVPGRLPGLSPAWRQAFESACERLAGNGIELVEVDLTPFLQAATLLYDGGLVAERHAAVGTFVDEHLAAGDPALDPTVAQIISAAGAVPATTLLRDRARLAELTASALARLGDCAALLIPTTTEHPSIAEVAADPVGVNSRLGTYTNFCNLMDLCAVAVPAGTTSDGAQFGVTVLGRAGADALALDLARLVSAPVDGAAPPGVPAPPTPAVPWPARAGTPVSRLLVVGAHRRGGPLAWQLEQRGARRLGPATTAPLYRLTRLPTEPAKPGLVRVGPATGTAIEGELWLIGTAMLGDFLAELPDPMTLGAVTLADGTEAVGFGCTVQSWLDGEDITHHGDWFGYLRRTTPGDPVSRADVTGRVWRRAALVEPGRPMDTGTEVEWLQGHRLYIDLRTVTDGDRHRVAAAFAGTLRRDGDTWTWEHEFDLHPGPAPADRGLLHRAGSVLVETGVDREYHEDWVAAHTGAVRVEARFADDTGHGMLLRIGDRFGYLRHSPGSQAHRAAGSACLEISLGVVEAGHWHITRSTHPARIGDDLAPEFSDRGLTVTDRTPGGRPARRRLTVTFDHLPTRQEV; the protein is encoded by the coding sequence ATGAGCGCCCCGTCGGCGGTCGAGCGGGTGCACGCCGCCTACGCCGCGATCGAGCGGGTCGATCGCCCCGAGATCTGGATCACGTTGCGCCCCTTGGCCGATGCACTGGCCGATGCCGTCAGGGTCGACGCGGCGGCCCGAACCGGCGCAGAGCTGCCGCTGGCCGGGCTGGTCGCCGCGGTGAAGAACAACATCGACGTCGCCGGCATCCCCACCACCGCCGGGTGTCCGACCTTCGCCACCTGTGCGGCCACCGCGGACGCGCCCGCGGTGGCCCGGCTGCGCACCGCCGGGGCGGTGGTGATCGGGGCGACCAATCTCGACCAGTTCGCCACCGGGCTGGTCGGGACCCGCAGCCCGTACGGCGCGGTGCGCGACGCCCGCCGCCCCGACCGCATCTCCGGCGGATCCAGCTCCGGGTCGGCCGTCGCGGTGGCCCTGGGTCTGGTCGACGTCGCGCTGGGGACCGACACGGCGGGATCCGGGCGGGTCCCGGCGGCCCTGCAGGGCATCGTCGGCATCAAACCCACCATCGGCGTGGTGCCCACCGACGGCGTGGTGCCGGCCTGCCGGTCATATGACTGTGTCACGGTGTTCGCCCGCGATCTCGACACCGCCGACGCGGCCATGGGGGTACTGGCCGGCGGGGGCCGCCCGTTCCCTCCGGACGCGCCACTCACCGTGCCGCCCACCACACGGGTCGCCGTCCCCGGCCGGCTGCCCGGATTGTCCCCCGCGTGGCGGCAGGCGTTCGAATCGGCATGTGAGCGGTTGGCCGGCAACGGAATCGAGCTGGTCGAGGTCGATCTGACCCCGTTCCTGCAGGCTGCGACGCTGCTCTATGACGGCGGTCTGGTGGCCGAACGGCACGCGGCGGTCGGCACGTTCGTCGACGAGCACCTCGCCGCCGGGGATCCGGCCCTGGACCCGACCGTCGCGCAGATCATCTCCGCGGCGGGCGCGGTGCCGGCCACCACGCTGCTGCGCGACCGCGCGCGGCTGGCCGAGTTGACCGCCTCCGCGCTGGCCCGTCTCGGCGACTGCGCCGCGCTGCTGATTCCCACCACCACCGAGCACCCGAGCATCGCCGAGGTCGCCGCCGACCCGGTCGGGGTGAACTCGCGGCTCGGCACCTACACCAACTTCTGCAACCTGATGGATCTGTGCGCAGTGGCCGTGCCCGCCGGAACCACCTCCGACGGCGCGCAGTTCGGGGTGACGGTGCTGGGGCGGGCGGGTGCCGACGCGCTGGCGCTGGACCTGGCCCGGCTGGTCAGCGCACCGGTCGACGGTGCGGCGCCGCCCGGTGTCCCGGCACCGCCCACCCCCGCGGTGCCGTGGCCGGCCCGTGCCGGGACCCCGGTGAGCCGGCTGCTGGTGGTGGGGGCACACCGGCGCGGCGGACCATTGGCGTGGCAGCTCGAACAACGGGGGGCGCGCCGGCTCGGCCCGGCCACCACCGCACCGCTGTACCGATTGACCCGGTTGCCGACCGAACCGGCGAAACCGGGCCTGGTGCGGGTCGGCCCGGCCACCGGCACCGCCATCGAGGGCGAACTGTGGCTGATCGGCACCGCGATGCTCGGGGACTTCCTGGCCGAACTGCCCGACCCGATGACGCTCGGCGCGGTCACCCTCGCCGACGGCACCGAAGCGGTCGGATTCGGCTGCACCGTGCAGTCCTGGCTCGACGGCGAGGACATCACCCACCACGGTGACTGGTTCGGATATCTGCGCCGCACCACGCCCGGCGACCCGGTGTCCCGCGCCGACGTCACCGGCCGGGTGTGGCGGCGTGCGGCGCTGGTGGAGCCGGGGCGACCCATGGACACCGGCACCGAGGTGGAATGGCTGCAGGGCCACCGGCTCTACATCGATCTGCGGACCGTCACCGACGGTGACCGGCACCGCGTCGCGGCGGCCTTCGCCGGCACCCTGCGCCGCGACGGTGACACCTGGACGTGGGAGCATGAGTTCGACCTGCACCCGGGCCCGGCCCCGGCCGACCGCGGACTGCTGCACCGGGCCGGTTCGGTGTTGGTGGAGACCGGGGTCGATCGGGAGTACCACGAGGACTGGGTGGCCGCCCACACCGGCGCCGTCCGGGTGGAGGCGCGGTTCGCCGACGACACCGGCCACGGCATGCTGCTGCGCATCGGCGACCGGTTCGGCTACCTGCGCCACAGTCCCGGTTCCCAGGCCCACCGTGCTGCCGGGTCCGCTTGTCTGGAGATCTCCCTGGGCGTCGTCGAGGCGGGCCACTGGCACATCACCCGCTCCACCCACCCGGCGCGGATCGGCGATGATCTCGCACCCGAGTTCAGCGACCGCGGGCTCACCGTCACCGACCGCACACCCGGCGGCCGGCCGGCCCGGCGGCGCTTGACGGTGACCTTCGACCACCTGCCGACCCGTCAGGAGGTGTGA
- the uca gene encoding urea carboxylase, with the protein MNRNGEVTVLIANRGEIAVRLIRTARILGLRTVAVFSDADRGAPHVRLADEAVRIGPAAPRDSYLRTEAILAAAARTGATIVHPGYGFLSEDADFAAAVHQAGLVFAGPTPDQLRVFGTKHTAREMARSAGVPVFAGSDLLADADAAVEAAAVIGYPVMLKATGGGGGIGMRICPDADTVRAAFDQVTAQAERSFGAAGVFVERYVADARHVEVQIFGDGAGRVVSLGDRDCSLQRRNQKVLEEAPAPGIPESIRSRLHRTSRALAAAVGYRSAGTVEFVYDPAREEASFLEVNARLQVEHPVTEAVTGVDLAGWMLRLALGDTSMFDAYPDGAVPVAGHAVEARVYAEDPSRDHLPSAGTLTRVRFPTDVRVDTWVDDGTEVTANYDPLLAKVIAAGADRDDALDRLGAALTGTELHGIETNIGLLGAATVHPEVRAARHTTSTLAGIGDPRPRITVERPGLQTTVQDVPGRIGHWQVGVPPSGPMDDLSFRLGNRALGNEETAPGLECTASGPALRFSHPTTVCVTGAECLVTVDGAPAPMWEPVEVPAGAVLDIGEAAVGLRTYVLFAGGLDVPAYLGSASTFTLGRFGGHGGRALVTGDVLRTKPAPSDAGSRPGAGAVPPEVRPALTNSWELAVTEGPHGAPEFFTRADIDTLYASRYRVHFNSARTGVRLEGPKPQWARPDGGEAGLHPSNIHDNAYAVGALDFTGDTPILLGPDGPSLGGFVCPVTVTSADRWKLGQLRPGDTVRFVPVRAAHTPSRRELGLSRAAATPVLARTGGDGDDGVLARRDGDPPVTYRRSGDDNVLVEYGDIVLDLALRARVHALHTRLDGSAPGIVDLTPGIRSLQVHVDPDVLPIPRLLDLLCEIEDDLPATADLVVPSRLVRLPLSWDDPATREAIARYMSGVRADAPWCPSNIEFIRRVNGLDSVEEVRDIVFRAEYLTLGLGDVYLGAPVATPLDPRHRLVTTKYNPARTWTAENSVGIGGAYLCIYGMEGPGGYQFVGRTTQVWSSHRHRGPFDSEHPWLLRFFDRITWYPVSAEELLDLRADIAAGRGAVDIAEGTFSLAEHQRFLSDNAESIAAFRARQTAAFAAERAAWEAAGEFDRAERAASAVSAGAAEELMLADGEQRVDAPFSSSVWRIDVTEGQSVQAGQPLLALEAMKMETVLRAPVDGLVCKVLVSAGHTVDGGDPLVVVRPGGER; encoded by the coding sequence ATGAACCGCAACGGTGAAGTCACCGTGCTGATCGCCAATCGCGGCGAGATCGCGGTCCGACTGATCCGAACCGCCAGAATCCTCGGCTTGCGCACCGTGGCGGTGTTCTCCGACGCCGACCGCGGCGCACCCCATGTGCGACTCGCCGACGAGGCGGTGCGGATCGGGCCGGCGGCACCCCGCGACAGCTATCTGCGCACCGAGGCCATTCTGGCCGCCGCCGCCCGCACCGGTGCGACGATCGTGCACCCCGGTTACGGATTCCTCTCCGAGGACGCCGATTTCGCCGCCGCGGTGCACCAGGCCGGTCTGGTGTTCGCCGGGCCCACCCCCGATCAGTTGCGGGTGTTCGGCACCAAACACACCGCCCGGGAGATGGCGCGATCAGCCGGGGTGCCGGTCTTCGCCGGGTCGGACCTGCTCGCGGACGCCGATGCCGCGGTCGAGGCCGCCGCAGTCATCGGCTACCCGGTGATGCTCAAGGCCACCGGCGGGGGCGGCGGGATCGGCATGCGGATCTGCCCGGACGCAGACACCGTGCGCGCGGCCTTCGACCAGGTCACCGCACAGGCCGAACGCAGCTTCGGCGCCGCGGGTGTGTTCGTGGAACGCTATGTCGCCGACGCCCGCCACGTCGAGGTGCAGATCTTCGGCGACGGCGCCGGACGGGTGGTGTCGCTGGGCGACCGGGACTGCTCGCTGCAGCGGCGCAATCAGAAGGTGCTCGAAGAGGCTCCCGCACCGGGGATTCCGGAGTCGATCCGCTCCCGGCTGCACCGCACGTCGCGCGCGCTGGCCGCCGCGGTCGGCTACCGCTCGGCGGGCACCGTCGAGTTCGTCTACGACCCGGCACGCGAGGAAGCGTCGTTCCTCGAGGTCAACGCCCGGCTACAGGTCGAACATCCGGTCACCGAGGCGGTGACCGGTGTCGACCTGGCCGGCTGGATGCTGCGACTGGCGCTGGGCGACACCAGCATGTTCGACGCCTACCCCGACGGCGCCGTCCCGGTCGCCGGACACGCGGTGGAGGCCCGCGTCTACGCCGAGGATCCCAGCCGCGACCACCTGCCGAGTGCCGGCACGCTCACCAGGGTCCGGTTCCCCACCGACGTGCGCGTCGACACCTGGGTGGACGACGGCACCGAGGTCACCGCGAACTATGACCCGCTGCTGGCCAAGGTGATCGCCGCCGGGGCCGACCGCGATGACGCCCTCGACCGGCTCGGCGCCGCACTGACCGGCACCGAGCTGCACGGGATCGAGACCAATATCGGCTTGCTCGGCGCGGCGACGGTTCACCCGGAGGTGCGGGCGGCCCGGCACACCACCTCCACCCTGGCCGGCATCGGTGATCCGCGGCCCCGGATCACCGTGGAGCGGCCCGGTCTGCAGACCACCGTGCAGGATGTGCCCGGACGGATCGGCCACTGGCAGGTCGGGGTGCCGCCGAGCGGACCGATGGACGACCTGTCCTTCCGGCTCGGCAACCGCGCGCTCGGCAACGAGGAGACCGCACCCGGCCTGGAGTGCACCGCCTCGGGACCGGCGCTGCGGTTCAGCCATCCGACGACGGTGTGCGTCACCGGCGCCGAATGCCTGGTGACCGTCGACGGCGCCCCGGCGCCGATGTGGGAGCCGGTCGAGGTGCCCGCCGGCGCGGTGCTCGACATCGGCGAGGCCGCGGTCGGGCTGCGGACCTACGTGCTGTTCGCCGGCGGGCTGGATGTGCCCGCCTATCTGGGTAGCGCGTCGACGTTCACGCTGGGCCGGTTCGGCGGCCACGGCGGGCGCGCCCTGGTCACCGGGGATGTGCTGCGCACCAAACCCGCCCCGTCCGACGCGGGTTCGCGTCCCGGCGCGGGCGCGGTGCCGCCCGAGGTCCGGCCCGCCCTCACCAACAGCTGGGAGCTCGCCGTCACCGAGGGACCGCACGGCGCGCCGGAGTTCTTCACCCGGGCCGACATCGACACCCTGTACGCCTCGCGCTACCGGGTGCACTTCAACTCGGCGCGGACCGGGGTGCGCCTGGAGGGACCCAAGCCGCAGTGGGCGCGGCCGGACGGCGGTGAGGCCGGGCTGCACCCGTCGAACATCCACGACAACGCCTACGCGGTCGGCGCGTTGGACTTCACCGGCGACACCCCGATCCTGCTCGGGCCGGACGGGCCCAGCCTCGGTGGCTTCGTCTGCCCGGTGACCGTGACCTCCGCCGACCGCTGGAAGCTCGGCCAGCTCCGCCCGGGCGACACCGTGCGATTCGTGCCCGTGCGCGCGGCGCACACACCGTCGCGACGCGAACTCGGCCTGTCCCGCGCCGCCGCCACACCGGTGCTCGCCCGCACCGGCGGGGACGGTGACGACGGGGTGCTGGCCCGCCGCGACGGCGACCCTCCGGTCACCTACCGCCGCAGCGGCGACGACAACGTGCTCGTCGAGTACGGCGACATCGTGCTCGACCTGGCGCTGCGCGCCCGGGTGCACGCCCTGCACACCCGGCTCGACGGCAGTGCCCCGGGCATTGTCGACCTGACTCCGGGCATCCGCTCGCTGCAGGTGCACGTCGACCCCGATGTGCTGCCGATCCCGAGACTGCTGGATCTGCTGTGCGAGATCGAGGACGACCTGCCCGCCACCGCTGATCTGGTGGTGCCCAGCCGGCTGGTGCGGTTGCCGCTGAGTTGGGATGATCCGGCCACCCGGGAGGCTATCGCCCGCTACATGTCCGGCGTGCGCGCCGACGCGCCGTGGTGCCCGTCGAACATCGAGTTCATCCGCCGCGTCAACGGGCTGGACTCCGTCGAGGAGGTGCGCGACATCGTCTTCCGCGCCGAGTACCTCACCCTCGGCCTGGGTGACGTGTACCTCGGCGCGCCGGTGGCCACCCCGCTCGATCCGCGCCACCGGCTGGTGACCACGAAGTACAACCCGGCCCGCACCTGGACCGCGGAGAACTCCGTCGGCATCGGCGGAGCCTACCTGTGCATCTACGGGATGGAGGGCCCGGGGGGCTACCAGTTCGTCGGGCGCACCACCCAGGTGTGGAGCAGCCACCGTCACCGCGGCCCGTTCGACTCCGAACATCCTTGGCTGCTGCGGTTTTTCGACCGGATCACCTGGTATCCGGTGTCGGCCGAGGAGCTGCTGGATCTGCGCGCCGACATCGCGGCCGGCCGCGGCGCCGTCGACATCGCCGAGGGCACGTTCTCGCTGGCCGAGCATCAGCGGTTCCTGTCCGACAACGCCGAATCGATCGCCGCGTTCCGGGCTCGGCAGACCGCGGCGTTCGCGGCGGAGCGCGCGGCGTGGGAGGCGGCCGGCGAGTTCGACCGCGCCGAGCGGGCGGCGTCGGCGGTGTCGGCGGGGGCCGCCGAGGAACTGATGCTCGCCGACGGCGAACAGCGCGTCGACGCGCCGTTCTCGTCGAGTGTGTGGCGGATCGACGTCACCGAGGGCCAGTCGGTGCAGGCGGGACAACCGCTGCTGGCGCTGGAGGCGATGAAGATGGAGACGGTGCTGCGGGCGCCTGTCGACGGGCTGGTGTGCAAGGTCCTGGTCTCGGCGGGACACACCGTCGACGGCGGTGACCCGCTGGTGGTCGTGCGGCCCGGGGGCGAGCGATGA